From one Mycolicibacterium sp. HK-90 genomic stretch:
- a CDS encoding acyl-CoA thioesterase II, whose translation MSALLKLLDVRAHTDRDMFTGQASGPDGKRAYGGLLAAQALAAACRTVGEDRSPTNMHLQFLRGGDAGEAVEHHVHRVYDGRTASARRVESHEHGRMLTTATVSFATVLAGPEHGLSAMPHDPEVLPCTGPPGPAPSLPLDEFDIRIADEGEGEEFVRRMWWRVTTELPDDPLVHTLIAVYITDLYGIDPALAVHGHSMRSRSHRSGTTDSSIWFHRPVRAGEWNLLESRSPAAARGRGVITSSLLRADGAIAATLVQEGLVADRVVD comes from the coding sequence GTGAGTGCCCTGCTGAAGCTGTTGGACGTGCGCGCGCACACCGACCGTGACATGTTCACCGGCCAGGCCAGCGGCCCGGACGGCAAGCGGGCGTACGGCGGCCTGCTGGCCGCGCAGGCCCTCGCGGCCGCCTGCCGGACGGTGGGTGAGGACCGGTCGCCCACCAACATGCACCTGCAGTTCCTACGCGGTGGCGATGCCGGCGAGGCCGTCGAGCACCACGTGCATCGGGTCTACGACGGACGCACCGCCTCGGCCCGACGCGTCGAATCCCATGAGCACGGCCGCATGCTGACCACGGCCACCGTCTCGTTCGCGACCGTGCTCGCCGGGCCCGAGCACGGGTTGAGCGCGATGCCACACGATCCGGAGGTGCTGCCGTGCACCGGCCCGCCCGGGCCCGCACCGTCGCTGCCGCTCGACGAGTTCGACATCCGCATCGCCGACGAGGGGGAGGGCGAGGAGTTCGTCCGCCGGATGTGGTGGCGGGTGACCACCGAGCTTCCCGACGATCCGTTGGTGCACACGCTGATCGCGGTGTACATCACCGACCTGTACGGGATCGACCCGGCCCTGGCCGTGCACGGACACAGCATGCGGTCGCGGAGCCATCGCAGCGGCACCACCGATTCGTCGATCTGGTTTCACCGTCCGGTGCGCGCCGGGGAGTGGAATCTGTTGGAGTCACGCTCACCGGCCGCCGCGCGTGGGCGCGGTGTCATCACGTCGAGCCTGCTGCGCGCCGACGGTGCGATCGCCGCCACTTTGGTGCAGGAGGGGCTGGTCGCCGATCGCGTGGTGGACTGA
- a CDS encoding MCE family protein translates to MINASTLRRLVSAGCCLLLTSTAGCAFHGINSLPLPGAVGRGPDARTYHVEIANVGTLEANSPVMVSDVVVGSIASMKVKNGHADVEVSIRPDVPVPANAVATIGQTSLLGSSHLALDAPVDQAPTGQLPAGATLMLNQSSTYPTTEQTLAAVSALVNSGGLGQIGDIVHNMNSALSGHEPQLRDLLGRLDRLVGTFDAQRGDMVEAMRAVDRLTGTFGAQKDVLTRALHTMPGALDVLIEQQPTFTSALHELGVFADTATQVVNDTQADLVTNLRNLQPTICALANVGPDLDRGLAFLSSYPLTQDFIDRAVRGDYINLFATIDLTVNRLKSGMFLGTRWGHEGLTLVPAPGDPGYDAYYSNNPLAAGIAPPITPNPTGLPEGVGPPPPRIPGTPPPTNGAIGGC, encoded by the coding sequence ATGATCAACGCTTCAACGCTGCGTCGGCTGGTGAGCGCCGGGTGTTGCCTATTGCTGACCTCGACAGCCGGATGCGCCTTCCACGGCATCAACTCCCTTCCCCTTCCCGGCGCCGTCGGACGGGGTCCGGACGCCCGGACATACCACGTCGAGATCGCCAATGTCGGTACGCTCGAAGCGAACTCCCCGGTGATGGTCAGCGACGTCGTCGTCGGCAGCATCGCCTCGATGAAAGTCAAGAACGGCCATGCCGACGTGGAGGTCTCGATTCGGCCCGACGTACCGGTACCGGCCAATGCCGTCGCCACCATCGGCCAAACCAGCCTGCTCGGGTCCAGCCACCTCGCCCTCGATGCACCCGTCGACCAAGCCCCCACCGGGCAATTGCCGGCCGGCGCGACACTGATGCTGAACCAATCGTCGACATACCCCACCACCGAACAGACTCTCGCTGCGGTGTCAGCGCTGGTCAACTCCGGCGGCCTCGGCCAAATCGGCGACATCGTCCACAACATGAATTCCGCGCTGTCGGGCCACGAACCACAGCTGCGCGACCTGCTCGGACGGTTGGACCGGCTGGTCGGCACCTTCGACGCCCAACGCGGCGACATGGTCGAAGCAATGCGCGCAGTGGACCGCCTCACCGGCACATTCGGTGCACAGAAGGACGTGCTCACCCGCGCGCTTCACACAATGCCCGGCGCACTGGATGTACTCATCGAGCAGCAGCCGACCTTCACCTCGGCATTGCACGAACTCGGCGTTTTCGCCGACACCGCAACCCAAGTGGTCAACGACACCCAGGCAGACCTGGTCACCAACCTGCGCAACCTCCAACCCACGATCTGCGCCCTGGCCAACGTCGGACCCGATCTGGACCGAGGGCTGGCTTTCCTGTCCAGCTACCCCCTGACCCAGGACTTCATCGATCGCGCGGTTCGGGGCGATTACATCAACCTGTTCGCCACCATCGACCTGACCGTCAACCGGCTCAAGAGCGGGATGTTCCTCGGAACCCGTTGGGGGCACGAAGGATTGACGCTGGTGCCCGCCCCCGGGGATCCCGGCTACGACGCCTACTACAGCAACAACCCCCTGGCAGCCGGCATAGCCCCACCGATTACACCCAACCCCACCGGTCTGCCCGAAGGTGTCGGGCCGCCCCCACCCCGCATCCCCGGCACACCGCCGCCCACCAACGGAGCCATCGGGGGCTGCTGA
- a CDS encoding MCE family protein — protein MMTTARIRWTAAVMLVALIAGASTWLTRVTLFAPKTITAHFTHASAIYPGDQVRVSGVAVGTIDAIDPHGTRSTVTMRIDRKVPVPSNANAVIVAPNLVAARYIQLVPPNTPSATVIDDGALIPLDRTAVPVDWDEVKQQLMRLATDLGPHNGVSTTSAARFVDSAANAMKGNGDKLRQTLAELSGVGRILADGSGNIADILENLQVFVSTLKDSNVQIVQFQDRFATLTSTLDNSRSELDAALTNLSTVVGEIQTFVSGTRDKAGEQLQRLTNVTQTLVDHRKDLEQVLHVAPHALANTVNMFDPQLGSGTGAFVLTNFSSPVQFICSSIRAVANVTASETGKLCAQYLAPALNAANFNMLPFPVNPFLAKSPLPEDLIYTEPGLMPGGAGPSPGPPETPPAVSTYGPAPANPRGLPDMLLPAEPAPAQPQPGTPQP, from the coding sequence ATGATGACAACCGCCCGGATCCGATGGACTGCTGCCGTGATGCTGGTCGCCCTGATCGCCGGCGCCTCGACATGGCTCACCCGCGTGACCCTGTTCGCGCCGAAAACCATCACCGCACACTTCACCCACGCCAGCGCGATCTATCCCGGGGATCAGGTCCGAGTGTCAGGAGTGGCAGTCGGCACCATCGACGCCATCGACCCCCACGGGACCCGGTCCACTGTGACCATGCGCATCGACCGCAAGGTGCCTGTCCCCAGCAACGCCAACGCGGTCATCGTCGCACCAAACCTCGTCGCCGCCCGCTACATTCAGCTCGTCCCCCCGAACACACCCAGTGCCACCGTCATCGACGACGGCGCACTGATCCCGCTCGACCGCACCGCGGTCCCCGTCGACTGGGACGAAGTCAAACAACAACTCATGCGTCTGGCCACCGACCTGGGCCCACACAACGGCGTGTCGACGACCTCAGCCGCCCGGTTCGTCGACAGCGCCGCCAACGCCATGAAGGGCAACGGCGACAAGCTACGCCAAACACTGGCCGAACTGTCCGGCGTCGGCCGCATCCTTGCCGACGGCAGCGGAAACATCGCCGACATCCTCGAAAACCTCCAGGTGTTTGTCAGCACGCTCAAGGACAGCAACGTACAAATCGTCCAGTTCCAGGACCGGTTCGCCACGCTGACCAGCACTTTGGACAACAGCCGATCAGAACTGGACGCGGCGCTGACCAATCTGTCGACGGTGGTCGGTGAAATTCAGACCTTCGTCTCCGGCACCCGCGACAAGGCCGGCGAACAGCTACAGCGGCTGACCAACGTCACGCAGACCCTCGTCGATCACCGCAAAGACCTCGAACAGGTTCTCCACGTCGCACCCCACGCCCTCGCCAACACCGTCAACATGTTCGACCCCCAGTTGGGCTCTGGGACCGGCGCATTCGTCCTGACCAACTTCTCCAGCCCGGTCCAGTTCATCTGTTCCTCGATCCGGGCCGTCGCCAACGTGACGGCTTCCGAAACAGGCAAGCTGTGCGCGCAGTACCTCGCGCCGGCACTCAACGCCGCGAACTTCAACATGCTTCCTTTCCCCGTCAACCCGTTCCTGGCGAAATCCCCACTGCCCGAGGACTTGATCTATACCGAACCCGGCTTGATGCCCGGAGGCGCAGGACCCAGCCCCGGCCCGCCCGAGACACCGCCCGCCGTTTCGACTTACGGCCCCGCACCCGCCAATCCTCGCGGACTGCCCGACATGCTGCTGCCGGCAGAACCGGCGCCGGCCCAACCGCAACCGGGGACACCACAGCCATGA
- a CDS encoding MCE family protein, with protein MLKYRGTHLIRAGFIGLVLVTLIIAVGLQPERLRSLASQITYRALFAEAGGLTDGNKVKLSGVDVGTVTDVSLQGLQPLITFKVDATVRLASDTSAHIRTGSLLGERMLVLESAGNGTLRPFDVIPQTRTSSPYSLTDAVGDLTRNTAATDTTTLNQALQTLATTIDQVAPQLGPTFDGLTRLSRSLNTRNHTLQQLLSSTSEITGILADRSQQLNSLILNANDLVDVLVQRRQAIIELLANSSAVAEQLSGLIHDNQQELAPTLDKLNAVTAMLERSRDNIAKMLPSLAKFQITLGETVANGFYYNAYVPDLIPGNLLQPFLDYAFGFRRPGAAGAPSDNTAPRAEFPIPRNGIPEAPR; from the coding sequence ATGCTGAAATATCGTGGCACACACCTCATCCGCGCCGGATTCATCGGACTTGTCCTGGTGACACTGATCATCGCGGTCGGACTGCAACCCGAACGGTTGCGGTCGCTGGCATCTCAAATCACCTATCGGGCGTTGTTCGCCGAAGCCGGGGGACTCACCGACGGCAACAAGGTCAAGCTGTCGGGCGTCGACGTCGGGACCGTCACCGACGTGTCCTTGCAGGGCCTGCAGCCCCTGATCACCTTCAAGGTCGACGCCACGGTACGGCTGGCGTCGGACACCTCGGCACACATTCGCACCGGCAGCCTCCTGGGCGAGCGGATGCTGGTGCTGGAGTCCGCGGGCAACGGAACCCTGCGCCCGTTCGACGTGATCCCGCAGACCCGCACATCTTCGCCGTACTCACTCACCGACGCTGTCGGCGACCTGACGCGCAATACCGCGGCAACCGATACCACGACGCTGAACCAGGCGCTGCAAACCCTGGCAACCACCATCGACCAAGTCGCGCCCCAGCTCGGCCCCACCTTCGACGGGCTCACCCGGCTGTCGAGATCGCTCAACACCCGGAATCACACGCTGCAACAGCTACTCTCGTCGACCTCGGAGATCACCGGCATCCTGGCCGACCGCAGCCAGCAACTCAACAGCCTCATCCTCAACGCCAATGACCTCGTCGATGTCCTCGTGCAGCGGCGGCAAGCGATCATCGAGCTACTCGCCAACAGCTCCGCGGTGGCCGAACAACTTTCGGGACTCATTCACGACAACCAACAGGAGCTCGCGCCCACCCTCGACAAACTCAACGCTGTCACCGCGATGCTGGAACGCAGCCGCGACAACATCGCCAAAATGCTGCCCTCCCTGGCGAAATTCCAGATCACCCTTGGTGAAACCGTGGCCAACGGCTTCTACTACAACGCCTACGTCCCCGACCTCATCCCCGGCAATCTTCTACAGCCGTTCCTGGACTACGCCTTCGGGTTCCGGCGTCCAGGCGCCGCCGGAGCACCTTCCGACAACACCGCACCACGCGCCGAGTTCCCCATACCCCGCAACGGTATTCCGGAGGCACCCCGATGA
- a CDS encoding MCE family protein: MTRRTTTTVIKFGTFAVVMTLLTAMLFVIFGEYQSGSKTAYSAIFREVSSLREGDSVRMAGIRIGTVDNVSLRTDTTVEVHFDADRAVVLTPGTRAVVRYLNLVGDRYLELIDSPGPNGTLAAGAQIPLERTAGALDLDLLLGGLKPVIQGLNPDDINALTSSLIAIFQDQGSTLDSLMSKTTSFTNTLADNSATVQSVIDNLKTTLQTLSKDSDQFSGVIDRLQRLADGLSTDRDPIGAAIESLNNGTASMTELLTQARPPLSGTVDELNRLAPLLDQDKDRLETGLRMAPENYNKLIRTGAYGSFVNYYLCGLAVRVSDLQGRTAEFPWFKQETGRCGEP; encoded by the coding sequence ATGACACGGCGCACCACGACAACCGTCATCAAATTCGGCACCTTCGCCGTCGTCATGACACTGCTGACCGCCATGCTCTTCGTCATTTTCGGCGAGTATCAATCCGGTTCCAAGACTGCGTATTCGGCGATCTTCAGGGAAGTCTCCAGCCTGCGTGAAGGCGACTCGGTGCGTATGGCCGGCATCCGGATCGGAACGGTCGACAACGTCTCGCTCCGCACGGACACCACCGTCGAAGTGCACTTCGACGCCGATCGCGCCGTGGTTCTCACCCCCGGCACGCGCGCGGTGGTGCGCTATCTCAACCTCGTCGGCGACCGGTACCTCGAACTGATCGACAGTCCCGGGCCCAACGGCACGCTCGCCGCTGGGGCGCAGATCCCCCTCGAGCGCACCGCCGGAGCACTCGATCTCGACCTGCTGCTCGGCGGTCTGAAGCCCGTCATCCAGGGCCTCAACCCCGACGACATCAATGCGCTCACCTCGTCATTGATCGCGATCTTCCAGGACCAAGGCTCCACCTTGGACTCACTCATGTCCAAGACCACGTCGTTCACCAACACCTTGGCCGACAACAGCGCCACCGTGCAGTCGGTCATCGACAACCTGAAAACCACCCTGCAAACGCTGTCAAAGGACAGCGATCAATTCTCCGGAGTGATCGACCGCCTGCAACGACTGGCTGACGGCTTGTCGACAGACCGCGATCCGATCGGCGCAGCCATCGAGTCGCTCAACAACGGCACGGCATCCATGACCGAGCTTCTGACCCAGGCGCGGCCGCCCCTATCCGGCACTGTCGACGAACTCAACCGCCTGGCACCGCTACTCGACCAGGACAAGGACCGGTTGGAAACCGGTCTGCGCATGGCCCCCGAGAATTACAACAAGCTCATCCGCACCGGCGCCTACGGAAGCTTCGTGAACTACTACCTGTGCGGCCTCGCGGTCCGCGTATCCGATCTTCAAGGCCGGACCGCCGAATTCCCCTGGTTCAAACAAGAAACCGGAAGATGCGGGGAGCCGTGA
- a CDS encoding CoA transferase — protein sequence MAAPVTPDPTRPLAGVRIIEISSFVAVPLAGMTLTQLGAEVVRVDPVGGAADYHRWPLTDGGDSIYWAGLNKGKRSVAADMRSPEGQQLVQRLIAESGVLITNVAGRQWHSYDVLSELRSDLIHVEVSGRADGGTGVDYTVNAGLGFPLVTGPAQLATPVNHVLPAWDVSCGLYVALAVSAALRHRDSTGEGARISIPLENVALATAGNLGFLTEVMINGTGRERLGNTLYGTYGQNFTSSDGVGFMLVALTGRHFRDLTEVTGTTKAVAALAEAFGADFTDEGQRYTHRDALTGLFTLWFSEHTADEISTALSGTSVLWERYRSFAEVAVNDRVVANPLFTPLDQPRIGTYLAPGLPVSIGGVYPPAVAAPALGDDTGAVLAEHLGLGSDEIAALTESGTVATGTAQ from the coding sequence ATGGCAGCACCTGTGACGCCGGACCCGACCCGCCCCTTGGCCGGCGTTCGGATCATCGAGATCTCCAGTTTCGTCGCCGTACCGCTGGCCGGTATGACCCTGACCCAGCTGGGCGCCGAGGTGGTGCGCGTCGACCCCGTCGGCGGTGCCGCCGACTACCACCGGTGGCCGCTCACCGACGGTGGCGACAGCATCTACTGGGCCGGCCTGAACAAGGGCAAACGTTCGGTGGCCGCCGACATGCGGTCTCCCGAAGGTCAGCAGCTGGTGCAGCGGCTGATCGCCGAGTCCGGCGTCTTGATCACGAATGTGGCGGGGCGGCAGTGGCATTCGTACGACGTGCTGTCCGAGTTGCGGTCGGATCTGATTCATGTCGAGGTGTCGGGCCGGGCCGACGGCGGCACCGGGGTCGATTACACGGTCAACGCCGGGCTGGGCTTCCCGTTGGTCACCGGGCCGGCGCAGTTGGCCACCCCGGTCAACCACGTGCTGCCGGCGTGGGATGTGAGCTGTGGGCTGTACGTGGCGCTGGCGGTCAGTGCCGCACTGCGCCATCGCGATTCCACCGGTGAGGGCGCGCGGATCAGCATTCCGTTGGAGAACGTCGCGCTCGCCACCGCGGGCAATCTCGGGTTCCTCACCGAGGTGATGATCAACGGCACCGGCCGCGAACGGCTCGGCAACACCCTCTACGGCACGTACGGCCAGAACTTCACCAGCAGCGACGGCGTCGGATTCATGCTCGTCGCGCTGACCGGCCGGCACTTCCGTGACCTAACCGAGGTCACCGGAACCACCAAAGCCGTTGCCGCCCTTGCCGAGGCGTTCGGTGCCGACTTCACCGACGAGGGTCAGCGCTACACCCACCGCGACGCCCTGACCGGACTGTTCACCCTGTGGTTCAGCGAGCACACCGCCGACGAGATCAGTACTGCGCTGTCGGGAACGTCGGTGCTGTGGGAGCGCTATCGCAGCTTCGCCGAGGTGGCCGTCAACGACCGGGTGGTCGCCAACCCGCTGTTCACCCCGCTGGACCAACCCCGCATCGGCACCTACCTGGCGCCGGGCCTGCCGGTGTCGATCGGCGGCGTGTATCCGCCTGCCGTGGCAGCCCCCGCCCTCGGCGACGACACCGGCGCGGTCCTGGCCGAACACCTCGGGCTGGGCAGCGACGAGATCGCGGCGCTGACCGAATCCGGCACCGTCGCAACGGGTACCGCGCAGTGA
- a CDS encoding MCE family protein produces MLTRFIRTQLVIFTVASVIGIAAMAFSYMQVPTLLGIGRITVTLNLPGAGGLYRFGNVTYRGSQVGKVTAIEPTAQGAKATLSLQSSPKIPANLQAQVRSVSAIGEQYVELRPRTDSAPYLHDGSVISAHDTTIPQQVGPMLDQLSGLLASVPKDSLSQLLNETSQGLGGAGYHLGSLLDSSAHVAGELTPTAEQTRRLVEDSEPLLDSQAQTSEAIRIWARSLAGVTGQLTTNDPEVRGLLQRGPGAFQEVTRLLEQVKPTLPILLANLTSIGQVGVTYHPALEQILVLLPPLTSMFIGAGPNNNYVGKGLGDFRLTVADPSPCTVGYLPPNQWRAPDDTSPAETPDGLYCKLPQDAPIAVRGARNYPCMGQPGKRAPTVEECDSDRPFEPLAQRQHALGPHPFDPNLISQGIPPDWRVGQSDHIYGPPEGTHAAPDQNPPGVPLPAPPDAPPTSAPAPSASEAPPPAQPSLPPDAPAAQPHASGPLQPYGFGADQPVTIARYDPGTGKYLAPNGQVYEQRNLTTDGQTQTWKQLVMPG; encoded by the coding sequence ATGCTGACACGCTTCATCCGCACTCAACTCGTCATCTTCACCGTGGCGTCCGTGATCGGTATCGCAGCAATGGCGTTCTCCTACATGCAAGTGCCCACGCTGCTCGGAATCGGCCGGATCACCGTCACCTTGAATCTGCCCGGCGCCGGCGGCCTGTACCGCTTCGGCAACGTCACCTACCGCGGCAGCCAGGTCGGCAAGGTGACCGCCATCGAACCCACCGCACAAGGCGCCAAAGCGACACTCTCTCTGCAGAGCTCACCCAAGATTCCGGCCAACCTGCAAGCACAGGTGCGCAGCGTCTCGGCGATCGGCGAACAGTACGTGGAACTACGCCCACGCACCGACTCCGCGCCCTACCTGCACGACGGCTCGGTCATATCTGCCCACGACACCACCATCCCCCAACAGGTCGGCCCGATGCTCGATCAGCTCAGCGGCCTGCTCGCCAGCGTCCCCAAAGACTCACTGTCCCAGCTTCTCAACGAAACCTCCCAGGGCCTCGGCGGCGCCGGCTATCACCTCGGCTCACTCCTCGACTCGTCCGCACACGTCGCCGGCGAGCTCACGCCAACCGCAGAACAGACCCGCCGACTCGTCGAAGACAGTGAGCCGCTGCTCGATTCACAAGCCCAGACGTCGGAGGCGATCCGGATCTGGGCCCGTAGCCTGGCTGGTGTCACCGGGCAACTGACCACCAACGATCCGGAGGTTCGCGGACTGCTGCAACGTGGTCCCGGAGCCTTTCAGGAAGTGACCCGCCTCCTCGAACAAGTCAAACCCACCCTTCCGATACTGCTGGCCAACCTCACCTCGATCGGACAGGTCGGCGTCACCTACCACCCCGCACTCGAGCAGATCCTCGTGCTGCTGCCGCCACTGACCTCAATGTTCATCGGCGCCGGACCGAACAACAACTACGTCGGCAAAGGCCTCGGCGATTTCCGGCTCACCGTGGCAGACCCGTCGCCGTGCACCGTCGGATATCTGCCGCCCAACCAGTGGCGCGCACCCGACGACACCAGCCCAGCCGAGACCCCCGACGGGCTGTACTGCAAACTGCCCCAAGACGCACCCATCGCGGTACGCGGTGCCCGAAACTACCCCTGCATGGGACAGCCTGGAAAACGTGCACCAACCGTCGAAGAATGCGACAGCGACAGACCCTTCGAGCCGCTCGCCCAACGCCAGCACGCGCTCGGCCCCCACCCCTTCGACCCCAACCTGATCAGCCAGGGCATCCCGCCCGATTGGCGAGTCGGACAGAGCGATCACATCTACGGCCCACCCGAAGGCACCCATGCCGCACCCGATCAAAACCCGCCCGGCGTTCCACTTCCGGCGCCGCCAGACGCGCCGCCCACCAGTGCCCCCGCACCATCGGCATCCGAAGCACCTCCACCGGCGCAACCGAGCCTCCCACCGGACGCTCCCGCCGCGCAGCCCCATGCGTCGGGGCCGCTGCAGCCGTACGGTTTCGGTGCCGACCAGCCCGTGACGATCGCCCGCTATGACCCCGGCACCGGAAAGTACCTGGCCCCCAACGGGCAGGTCTACGAACAACGCAACCTCACCACCGACGGCCAGACGCAGACATGGAAGCAACTCGTCATGCCCGGATGA